The window TCATGCGGCCGGTCGGCTTGAAGGAGAGAACGGAGCCGATCTTGGGCACCGAGCCGGTGTCATACTTGCCGGCCGCCTGGCCCCACCAGGTGCGGGCGTCACCGAAGATCTGGATGCCGGACATCAGACGCGCGAACGGCACGCACTGCCAATAGCCATCAGCCACGGCCCCGGAAACGGGCAGCAGGCTGATCATGGCGGCAGCGGCGATGGAACCCCAGAGGGTCCTCGTCCGTTTCGTCATGCTGTGGGCGCTCCCGCGTGTCACTCGGCGAAGCAGTAACCCTGACAGCGACATGTGAAAAGAGTGTTTCTTAGGCGCCGACCGTAATTGGACCTGGCTGCCCGCGACGCTGCGCCCACGCTTTCAGCAGATTCCGGGCAGGATTTTCGATCAGGTGGTAAGATATCGACGACAGCGGAACCAGGGCGGCAACAATGAAAATCCAGATCAGCAGGGGCAGTTTATCGCCTTCGATCTGAAGCAGTTTTGTGGCCGCATTGACCGCTACGATCTTCCAGGGGATGCAGATCATGTAGGTCGAGTAGCTGATCTCACCCAGATAGACGAGAATGCTCTGGCTGCCGAAACTTGAACCACTCGCGGTCAGGCTGGCCAGCATCAGGATCAGGCCGCCCAAAGCCGCAACAATAACCATATCGGGGGCCCCGAACTGCACAGTGCCCAGAACCACGGCACCCAGGATCGCGGCGCCGGGCCCGGCGAGTCGGCCCGGGATCGATCCTGACCGCCACAGGGCATGCAAGGCACAGCCATAGGCGAAACACGGCACGATCCGCAGCGCGCCCCAATGGATCGTGGCGGCGGTCAGCGGAAAGCCGGCCAGCCGCTCGAAGGCCGGATAGAGGATGGCAATCAGGCCAAGGGCCAGGCCGACCGCCAGGAACGGCCGCTTGCGCAGCCGCCAGGCTAGAAGGGCGAAGACGGGAAAGCTGAGATAGGCGAACCACTCGGCCGAGATCGACCACGAGGCATGGTTCCAGCCCGCGACCGGGGCAAAGCCCCAGGCGTGGACGAGCAGCAGGTTGGCCGGCAGCGCTTCCCAGGAGACGATGTTGTTGCCGACCGTGATGCCGGCGAGGCCGGCGACGGCGGCCATCAGTCCGACACCCGCCAGGGTGGCCAGATGCAGGGGATAGACCCGCGCCAGGCGGTTCCAGAGGAAGGCACCATAGCGGAACTTGCCCTGGCCAAAGTCCTGCAGATAGACGTGGCAGAGGATGAAGCCCGAGAGGGTGAAGAAGGCTTCGACCCCGAGATAGCCCTTGCTCGCCGCGGCCGGCGTGAAGCCAATTGCCAGATTGGGCCAATAGTGGAACATCACCACCCAGAAGGCGGCGAAGAACCGAAGTGCGGTCAGGGACTTGATATTGGCGGCGTCGGGCATACTTCAGGTCCAGTTTGGCGAAGCCCGGGGGGCTTCCGTCACGTTCCCTTGCATGGACGGGGCCCACTGAGGGGTGGGTCGAGACGCTTTTCCAGACAACAGACTTAGAACAGGACGATGAACGAACTCCTTAATCTCGCCGTGGACCCTGCAGCCTGGGCCGCCCTGATCACCCTGATCGTCATGGAAGTCGTGCTGGGCATCGACAACCTGATCTTCATTTCCATTCTCTCCAACAAGCTGCCGGAAGAGCATCGCCAGCGCGTGCGCCGCATCGGTATCTCGCTGGCCCTGATCATGCGCCTGGTCCTGCTGTCGACCATCGCCTTCATCGTCGGCCTGGTGCATCCGGTGTTCGACCTGGGCATTGCCGGCCCGACCGGTCCGCACGGCGAGCCGTCGTTCGAGACCGCCTTCTCCTGGCGCGACCTGATCCTGCTGGCCGGCGGCCTGTTCCTGATCTGGAAGGCCACCAAGGAAATCCACCACACGGTCGATCCCAACCAGGAGAGCCATGACGTCCTCGACAAGACCGGGGCGGCGATCTCCAATGTCGGTTCGGCGATCTTCCAGATCATCCTGCTGGACCTGGTGTTCTCGATCGACTCGATCCTGACCGCTGTCGGCATGACCGATCACCTGCCGATCATGGTCATTGCCGTGCTCGTGGCCGTCACGGTCATGCTGCTGGCCGCCGATCCCCTGGCCAACTTCATCAACAACAACCCGACGGTCGTGATGCTGGCCCTGGGCTTCCTGCTGATGATCGGTACGGTCCTGATCGCCGAGGCCTTCGGCATGCACGTGCCCAAGGGCTATATCTATACGGCCATGGCGTTCTCGGCTGCGGTCGAAGGGCTCAACATGATGTCGCGTCGAGCCGCGGCGAAAAAGAAGGCGGCGGCCGGGGAGCACTAGGCTCCACCCATCCACCAGACGATCAGCGCCCCGGTCCGGAAGGTCCGGGGCGTTTTTTATGGCCCGGGGCAAGCAGGACCCCGCGAACCTACAGAAAACTGTAGGGGTCGATGTCGATCACGACGCGCACGGAGTTCGGGATCCGGGCCCGGGCGCGCCAGGCGGCCATGAAGCCCTGCAAGTCCACACGGCGATCGGCCCGCACCAGGAACCGCTTGCGACGTCGGCCGCGCACCAGCCCCAGCGGCGCATCGGCAGGGCCGAATACCTCCACCCCCTCGGCATTGGGGATCACGGCCGCCAGGGCCTCGACATAGGCGTCCAGGGCGGCGCCGTCGGGACCCGAGGCGATCACCGCCGCCAGGCGTCCGAACGGCGGCAGACCGGCCTCCTCGCGCATGCGCAACTCGGCCTCGACAAAGGCATCGCGATCCTGGGCCTTCAGGGCCTGCAGCACGGCGTGATCCGGGGAATAGGTCTGCAGCAGGGCCCGGCCGGGCTTTTCATGCCGCCCGGCGCGCCCGGCCGCCTGGGCCAGCAGCTGGAAGGTCCGCTCCCCGGCCCGCAGGTCGCCGCCGCGCAGGGACAGGTCGGCATCGACCACCCCCACCAGGGTCAGGTTCGGGAAGTTGTGACCCTTGGCGGCCGCCTGGGTGGCGACCAGAATATCGATCTCGCCCGCCGCCATCGAGGCCACCAGGGCCCGCGCCGCGGCAGCATCCATCACGGTGTCCGACGAGAACACCGCGATGCGGGCGGTCGGGAACAGGAAGCGGGCCTCTTCCTCGACACGCTCCACCCCGGGTCCGATGGAGACGAGGCTGTCCCGGGCCCCGCAGTGCGGACAGGCCTCGGGCTTCTTCATCGAAAAGCCGGTCAGGTGACAGACCAGCCGCCCGGT of the Caulobacter henricii genome contains:
- a CDS encoding acyltransferase family protein; translated protein: MPDAANIKSLTALRFFAAFWVVMFHYWPNLAIGFTPAAASKGYLGVEAFFTLSGFILCHVYLQDFGQGKFRYGAFLWNRLARVYPLHLATLAGVGLMAAVAGLAGITVGNNIVSWEALPANLLLVHAWGFAPVAGWNHASWSISAEWFAYLSFPVFALLAWRLRKRPFLAVGLALGLIAILYPAFERLAGFPLTAATIHWGALRIVPCFAYGCALHALWRSGSIPGRLAGPGAAILGAVVLGTVQFGAPDMVIVAALGGLILMLASLTASGSSFGSQSILVYLGEISYSTYMICIPWKIVAVNAATKLLQIEGDKLPLLIWIFIVAALVPLSSISYHLIENPARNLLKAWAQRRGQPGPITVGA
- a CDS encoding TerC family protein; translation: MNELLNLAVDPAAWAALITLIVMEVVLGIDNLIFISILSNKLPEEHRQRVRRIGISLALIMRLVLLSTIAFIVGLVHPVFDLGIAGPTGPHGEPSFETAFSWRDLILLAGGLFLIWKATKEIHHTVDPNQESHDVLDKTGAAISNVGSAIFQIILLDLVFSIDSILTAVGMTDHLPIMVIAVLVAVTVMLLAADPLANFINNNPTVVMLALGFLLMIGTVLIAEAFGMHVPKGYIYTAMAFSAAVEGLNMMSRRAAAKKKAAAGEH